The sequence below is a genomic window from Haematobia irritans isolate KBUSLIRL chromosome 3, ASM5000362v1, whole genome shotgun sequence.
ACGTTGCGTGCTAGTATAATTGGAGATTTTACAGTCTTATCAGATCGTGCTGCAGGTGTTGTTAATTCTGTTGATTAGAATGTTAGAATTTCATTAGTCGCAAGTATGAGCTGTGATTTCTCttcgcaaaaaataaatattcggaTATTGTTTTTTGCAAAGTCGCGTGAACTATCTGGTGTGGATGAAGTTTCATATACGTTAGATTCTGGTAGTATAACTTCACTGGAATTATTGAACCGAATTAGCAGCCTATATAACTTGGAAGCAATAAAATCCCATATTGTATTGGCTGTCAATCAATCATATTGTGATATTGATCCAGTGGAGCAGTTGACCTTGAAAGAGGGTGATGAAATTGCTATTATTCCTCCCTTAAGTGGTGGCTAACAGTTAACATCAAATCACTTGAAGCCCTCCTTGGCAATCAGAATCATCGACATCACCAAAAGCACCAGACGAATATGAAAAACCACTTGCTACTTACACATGATTCCCTAGATGTTGGTTCAATCAGCACTTTAGTCTCTGATGGCTCCTGTGGAGCAATATCATTATTTGTGGGAACAACACGTGATAATTTCGAAGATAAGAAAGTTGTATCTTTAGAATATGAGGCATACGAACCCATGGCGTTAAaagaaatggaaaatatatGTCTTCAATTAAGACAACGTTGGCCAGACATTGTTAAAATTGCTATTTATCACCGACTGGGTTTGGTTCCCGTCAGTGAGGCTAGTGTTGTTATCGCTATATCATCTCCGCACCGCAAAACATCTTTAGATGCGGTGTCAGAGGCCATCGAAGAACTTAAGAAACGAGTACCTATttggaaaaaagaaaaatacgatAGCGAGGAAGGCATGTGGAAGGAAAATAAAGAATGCCAGTGGCAGAGCAAAGAGAACAAGACGTAGCAGAAAAAAAACATACGAGTGCAATGTATTATGCATTGCAAACCTGTTATGTAGAACTGTGTTCGAATTGTTTATAGGGGTTGGTTTGtgcaataaaatatattttgttatacCAGCAGCATTTCATTAGTACCAGAAACACACTAATCTGGACGGGACGGTAGGGAAGTCAACCGTACAaagtatagaaaataaaatttggggacTGTCAAAgtcaaactatttttttgaCAAGTTAAAATTAGGGTTGCCAAGTTTATTCGAAAAATCTATGTTCTAGATCATGACAAAGTTAAATAGGTAGTAATACATCTACAAAGGGGAGTCACCGTGGGCAATGGTTAAAACCCTGCCAAcacttttgaatttgacggcacttCTGAGAATCCTCACCACGTCCAAACCAGTcgcatacgatatccaaaactcttcggaaaagcgccgtcactattgagaagttgtaccaagcAAAGTTACTACATTAAAgcgtcgcatgagtgcaattattgtgTGCCTTTTTATATACGTGTATATTCTGGGTTTCACATGAAAGACTTGCAGTGAATTGTTCCCGTAGGGGTTGTTCTGCATGCAACTTTTCACCTCACAGATGGGAGAACTTTGCACGgacaattttttaatggaatctTCCATATTTGCAAAATGAAGGATTTAAAACCAAagtaaatcgtttttttttttgaatctgtCATATGTTTTCTATGTGCTTCAGAAGTATTTGATGATAAAATAGCACGAAATACCTcttaaggtaggtactatgttcggtttccgaagcgaaatcccatacaaaaccaaaaatgggaaaaactaccgaaatattttttcatttatggtactttgtttttttttcgagttgaaaaactgacataaagtgcatagtccctaattaggtcggctttaaatccttccatatgttgagattagttagtttcaaaacatggcgccatttgtaatgtgagttaagaaataattgatttattcaaatgatttgtgttaaattagaatacaaaagtggttcgcgttgttatttaaaaatgcaattcgattgacgaaataaaaataacggagtgctatatgtatataacatatataacagcATCTGGTTCTGTAGCCGTTTCTGCCACAGTAGCATCTGCCCTCACATCCCTGACACCCACAATTGCAGCCACTACATCAGCTACAGTGAACAACTCCAACATAGCACCCTCAACACCTGCCACGACCACAGTGGCTGTGACCGCAAATATTGTATTGCAACAACCAAATACAACGGCCGCCCAAGTAGTGAGTGGTCCCATTGGGGTGGCAGCAAATACTACTCCAACATTAGCCACTATTACTAATTCTTCAAATGCAATATCGACTGTTGCTGCCGTTAGTAATACAAATGCAATACTAATGCAATGGTGGTTTCACAATCATCCACAATAGTATCACCAGCAGCTGGATCGAATGTTGTTGTTCCCACCACTACAATGGCTTTAGCAGGAGCTACCGTGGGACTTAAGTCTGGTCCAGATATTACAATGACATTGAACCGTATAAATACGGCAGAGAATGAAGTTGATGTGGAGGAATGTTTACCAGGTGATGTTGTTAAATTGTGATGTTGTTAAAACCAAAGTAAATCATTTATTTTGAATCTGTCATATGTTTTCTATGTGCTTCATAAGTATTTGATGATAAAATAGCACGAAATAcctcttaaaaacaaaatttaaaaatgtatcacAAATTGACCAAGATTTTCATTCCACTTGTTGCTAAAAACTGGTGGTTGTTTAAAAGCAGCTGATTTTATGTAAGTTCGAAATGACGGTGTTGCAAGATTTTGAGAAAGcgcattgaaacttttataattGGGAAAAATAATGATATTGATTGTTATTTATTAACGAATTTTGTATGAATACGATTAGTCttacatattaaataaaaataaactacttttttgaagcaaataaaataaattaaaacaataattttgatcccaaaatttctataaacgatTGGGCAACATTACTTCTGCAAAGCGTCGCACGCAGGAGTCAGTCAAGCATAATAAACTGCGGTAAGAGTTCTCGCCGtcgatacaaaaatattttcttcacaaaattatttattttatttactaaaaaacttaaaatacaaaatacaaaatactgGACAATATTGAATTTGTAATTCGATGAAAacgaattaatttaatttgtaatcgATTTTAGTGCGAacataaagattatttctaaaggtgggtactatgtttgttggcacgaaaaaaacttcacttaaccattctttcgcgttgaaaaatgagagtgttgacaatacatttcgaacgaagaaaacggctattttggagctattccgcgtttatttctcctcaatttaattgacaacatcgccaaatgtcatactatttttacttatacatacgcagcagctgattgtttacatacacgcattcatgataattgttttgaaaagtgtttttctaccagtttttggattgttttgcaaaaaaatctcatacagcactggacactaataattgttaagaataaagctccagccgctctactcctggtgtcttaccacattctgcaacagcttttacaacatgtggtacattgtcttcttcagcttttccaaatggataccgtcaatttgtaacgcacatcaaaaaaacatataattccggtgttatgctaacttttacatcatgcgcagcaatggactcattcatcaacaaacttaattcgttggtgtccacaatatctacacaatcgcattgcaataccatgctgttgccgcctcactagcaatttcaaatccagtggtcaccaccacggctcccacaaaggataataacgccatttcatttgccaatgttgttacatcgggggaacaaccaacttaagcccataactcaagttcaagggtagtccctaagccaaagtcactgttcccgacttatatttcgtcacaaagggatgttagtattctataccagactcttcgttgactgaaattaatacattgagaagcaattggctggtttactgaaggatgttatactctcccaatgtataagttccaataactatttcagtcacgttatgaaattcaaccagtgttttgaattgataaaatgcaagaatgccgctaactgaaatttaaaagccacaacgaaattaaatcgtttcattccagcctatcgcaatcattttggacaaatgatgaatacaagaaaattattttgctatttaaataaaaattatttaattatttgctataaacatttattttggatataactttgttcagaaaaatttactaattttatattaaaaagtataaaacgtataagaccacccaattacttataccccggtatataaaaataaaacaagttcgattataattttattatgattttttattaatttgtacatttatacactaattaaagaccctagaacacaatgttttcttttctggattatcagctttctttcattaatattgttatatttaaaaatttttaattatcatttctcatatttagctttcatgttgtttccattaaaaattaaaattgcattaacatttcttttgttcagttctcattcatttacgcctcttacacacaaaaaacgagctcgcttaacaaatagaaaagggagcaattacgaggagcggtaaaataataaaaaaaaaaaaaatacaattcatttctttgtaaaaaatgggtgttgaatgtagaagcactgggtttacagagataagacgaaatcgtttttaagcatattttaaaaaagaaatcttcATCGATTACATCTGCAGTATTATGACAACTAGCTTCTTCTACTTCTTCGTGTTCTGTGCAAACATTATGTAGCATAACATTAGTCAATTCTAAATTAGCAGGGGATGATGATAAATGGTGGCCTGGTTGTATCTCTACAATATGACGCTGATGGAATGCTATTGTTGCTGATGGCTGAAGCGATGATGGTACTGTTGTAATAGGCGGAGTTTCCAACGGGCACCGGTCGCCGATTGGAAACTCCTAGAAGACATtccttaggggtaaaatttcacccggccacttcttcgccagcaaaatccaatttaacaacatcacctggtaaacattcctccacatcaacttcattctctgccgtatttatacggttcaatgtcattgtaatatctggaccagacttaagtcccacggtagctcctgctaaagccattgtagtggtgggaacaacaacattcgatgatgattgtgaaaccaccattgcattagtattgcatttgtattactaacggcagcaacagtcgatattgcatttgaagaattagtaatagtggctaatgttggagtagtatttgctgccaccccaatgggaccactcactacttgggcggccgttgtatttggttgttgcaatacaatatttgcggtcacagccactgtggtcgtggcagtgttgagggtgctatgttggagttgttcactgtagctgatgtagtggctgcaattgtgggtgtcagggatgtgagggcagatgctactgtggcagaaacggctacagaaccagatgctgttatatatgttatatacatatagcactccgttatttttatttcgtcaatctaattgcatttttaaataacaacgcgaaccacttttgtattctaatttaacacaaatcatttgaataaatcaattatttcttaattcacattacaaatggcgccatgttttggaactaactaatctcaacatatggaaggatttaaagccgacctaattagggactatgctctttatgtcagtttttcaactcgaaaaaaacaaagtaccacaaatgaaaaaatatttcggtagtttttcgcatttttggttttgtatgggatttcgcttcggaaaccgaacatagtacctaccttaacGGCGTTAAAAGTTTTTGCGCATCGTCTTAAATCTTCAAATTAGTAGCTCGGCTCTTAACTCTTACAAAAGTAAACAAAAGATAATTGCCTTTGAACCCGTGTTTCAGAAAATGAGTTTCTTCGTGTACAATTAACCATTAACAAAAAAGAAgcatacattttgtattttttttccaaaatttttgaaaaatacttagTTTATGACAGCAATTTAAACAACTTGTTTACTTTTTCTTCTGCAAACCATATGATTTgcagattttcattttttggtagGCGAATtcgaaaaatcttatttcacggGAAACACAGaacaaccaaaaaaattttgaggggAAATGAATGTGAGAGGTGAAATTTATATGACGGGAAATCCAGAACATACccgataaatttagaacgactccAATAAGATCCCCTTCAAACTgttagaaaaagtgaattttccgatagtttttaaaggaatcattgtagtcaagtaaaacacgattattTGAATGTTTattcatttgaataaaaatttataaattcttccATGTATAATATTTATACGACTaaaacacatttaacataaagggcggtactctgttcggttttcgcgttgaaactccatacaaaattaaaaaatgcgaaaaactagcgaaatttttccaattgtggtactttgtttttttttcgagtttatttattaaaactatttgtgtgggtttataacacaaatacggtttatatttttgttccgaaactatacaaaggatcaaaggagtagcagatcaattgcccaaggaaaataaaatgttaattttgtaatagcaagcagcaaccaccaacttaattcaatatagcTCCCTGTAcaatagcgctccaagttacctaaataaacaccgctttctatgtgcgaaataatggtttctataaaattttttcgcaccctgccaacattttttgaatttgggggcgcttctgagaatccccactacgtcgaaaacagtcgtatacgatatccaaaactcctcggaaaagcgccgccactattgagaagttgtaccacgccaagttactacaaaaaagtatcgcatgagtgcaattattaggtgccttttttaataaatttagaacgacgccaataagagccccttcaaacaatcagaaaaagtgaattttaagataaggtgggtattaagttcgagtttaaggtgggtattaagttcgagttttttcactaaagtgaaaactatatcagtaaaaaaatgcataaaattatacatatttgttgcagatttcattataacttgatggggaatagcccaaagcaagttttcacaaagtgTGTATTCCTCAAAAAgtgttattaaagaaaagtaatcgtgaaaaaatgacgattttagcggctaaactcgaacttaatactcacctttagccgctaaaaacatgattttttcacgattacttttctttaataatccattttaaggaatacaaactttgtgaaaatttgctttgggcttttccccatcaagttgtaataaaatttgcaacaaatatgtataatttcatgcatttttcttactgatttagttttcactttagcaattttagcggctaaactcgaacttaatactcacctatagttgtaaaagaatcattgtggtcaagtaaaacccgattgtttagatgatttttaattttattaaacatttataaattctcataaatataacatttatacgactatcacatcacatttaacatatttttatgcattaataaaagattgatgttgagttacaagttgcaagttacatgttgtagcgtctatcagccagtgcttttattcccaatggaggcagcgtgcctggaaaaatatttgaaaaactatcactttattccatttggaaagtcaaaaattgttcaccaatataccttccacaattttaagcgaaataactatgtttttagcacttcattatcatttttatttaaataaaatataagaagctagttgtgcttggtgtttcacaaaatataaaatggctcttgtaacaatagtgatggcaaaatacttccatgttcattttgtactttttgatatatttaccccatcacagttggcgatagttgcagtgtcacttacgagtctgtgatagcgatgaggatgaaatggaacgttgaaatgctggcagggcaataatgaacatagtaccggccttaatgtaaaacattaataaaatacataatgatgttgagtttcacGTTGCAATTCTGCTGATGtaccagcgtctatcagccagtgtgttTATTCTTAATGCGAGGctgctagttgcgcttggtgtttcacaaaatatataaaatggctcttgtgacaacagtgatggcaaaatactttcatgtacattttgtactttttgatacatTTCCCCATCACACATGGCGATAgttgtagtgtcacttacgagtctgtggtagtgatgcggatgaaatggaactttgaaatgctggcagggtatatgTAGTTATTTTTTGGAACCATTTTCTATTGGCCTGTaggcttgtttatttttacaataaatataaaagtaatcgtgaattttgcgcgataatgccaactcttTACTGTCCTTTAACAGGAATATGTTTGCTTTCATGTATACTTTGGATTATTTCAGAAAAAGCTATCGCGAAAATGATGTGATTTTCAACTCCAAAACCGAACCGGCCTTTAGGggggttcacattctaaaattgagggaaatagttttttttaatcgaaaataTCATCCCATTGTGCACTAAGCAATTGGTTACTTTATGTATTGaatattcgataaatattctgaTGTACTACAACACTAACGTAAACACAGAAAATTGACAGAAAAACTACCACCAACATTTCTTcccggcttggaatcaatactcacgaaaacatttataaaaagaataatttaaaattttcaataaccaCTGGAGATTTGAATAATGTCACGTAGTGTCAGAGCCGAAACCCGCAGCCGTGCAAAAGATGATATCAAACGAGTAATGCAAGCTGTCGACAAGCCACGACATTGGGAAAAGAAGTGGGTGACAATCAATGACACTACAATGAAGATTTTCAAATGGGTTCCTATATCCAATAATGATAAAAAGAAACACAACAGTCTCAGCAAAAGTGAtaaggaaaatatacaaaaaggaACACCCACCCCACCACAAATGACCTCGAGTTACGGCTTAACAGCAGATGATTCCAATACCTGTGAGTGAATAAGACATGACGAATAAGCTCCACGCCAATATTCTCTTATTCTACCCAAAATGTTtgatgtttttatacatttttattatagaaaaaaaaaaacaaattgacttaatttttttattgatataattACAAATATCTTATTTCCTATTTTGAAGGTTTTTCCGTGGTCAGTGATTCTCAGGGTGCAGATTTTGTAAGCAGTATGCCATTTTCGGAGGACTCCAATTCACAAGGTAGCGAGGGTCCCGTCAAGAGAATAAAAACATCCGACTAAATATACACACACATAAATTGTATTTTGTACAAACTTTGGATATTTTAACACTACTTTAGTTATTTTATGGTTTTAAGTGTATTCTGTATGTTTAGAAATAGTAATAATTATGGTACACATTTGATCTgtgtttttgagtaatttattatggtttacTAAAGACTTTTGTAATGGACTTTTTCACTCCATCTGGTCTGAAAGGATCGTGAAATTAGTCTACGAAGCTTTAATgactatataataaaaaaatgtaagtgGTATCGTCTTGATATTGACGGTTTATGTTTGGTTAGGATTGGAGAATTTCCTCATTGTCCAGTAACATTTTGGTCATGCCAATACCGGTTTATATAAATACCATCTGCTATAGGAGGCAAACCTAGAATGTATATCCAAACTCCTGCACAATTCCCCACAAAACTTTGAGATGTCTTCAGCAACTTCATGTTACCATCCCAGCTTGGGCCTTCCTCCGACAAATGGTTGGTAATCAAATGATTTTTTACAGGAACATCTTTCCATTCAAGCCCCAGCCGGCCTGATGTATAGAATAAATATCGATTTAATGCTGATTTAACTCGTGTTTCTTGTAAcctatattttattcaaatcaaTTTGATCTACTATCTTTTTTTAACAATTCGTTCGAACATTCCAAGTTCTGGCTCATTTGAGTTTTTATGAACCAAAGTCATGGGTTGTAATTTTTGCAGAGTATTTTCATTTACCTTGTTTGCCTTGATTCTGGAAGAAAAAAGGCTAAAGCGGGACTTTCGTAGACTCAGATCTGATAGCACGCTCTACGGGCTTCAACTAGGAGGATGCAGTCCAGATGATAAAAGCCGCCAAGAACACAAGGGCAATTGAATCGCAGGTTCTGGATTGGAAAATATGGTTACAGATGTCTTCTATTATCTCTGTATGGCTCAGAATCCTCAAAATGTAAGATATCTGGAGAAGTAAGGAAGATATTCTTAGCATTAGGATCTTCTTTTTCCTggactttttccattcccgggaagacgtaaaatcaggagatcggcctataccaAGAAATCGgaaataccaaaacataaaccgatacacaccatcttcagcacacttatgtgtggacctaaaatatctctagatttccaatgtcaggtaaatcggataaaaattgcggtgtctagacgctcaagaaaaaaaatcgggagatcgggctatatgggtgctatatcaaacCTTTGACTttgaatcaggagatcggtctataccaaGAGATCGgaaataccaaaacataaaccgatacacaccatcttcagcacacttatgtgtggacctaaaatacctctagatttccaatgtcaggcaaatcggataaaaattgcggtgtctagacgctcaagaaaaaaaaaatcgggagatcgggctatatgggtgctatatcaaacCTTTGACCCATACAcaacatattcggcacacttatttatgaacccaaaatatctatagattttgaatttctggcaaatcgaataaaaattgcggtgtctaaagggtgatacggtcaaaatttggtcaatataaacttgacgtatttctttcaattttgcatttaaaaaacctgaacacccctcattttgaaggtgtgtgtgtgtagaatgttgctcctattttgattttggaattcactcttcatttgtcaaaatgccgtccaagcaagaagagcagcgtatcaaaattttgctcgcgcatcgcgaaaatccgagctactcgcacgcaaagctggtaaaatcgttaaaagttgccaaatcaaccgttacaatgtaattaaagtgtttggggaacgtttgtcgacagccaggaagtctggatcggggggaaatagaaaaccggaagccgctgaggcgacaaagagagttgccggtagttccaaacgaaaccctaacctctctctccgagatgccgcaaataagctgggtgtatcgtctacaaccgtgcatcgagccaaaaaacaagccggactatcgacttacaagaaggtagtgactccaaatcgcgatgataaacaagaaccctcccaacacgccagagctccgcccaattgagaaatactgggctattgtcaagcggaacctaaagaagatcaaaaaactgctaaggacgagcagcagttcaaggcaaactggatttctgcggcgaagaaggtggacaaggtggctgtataaagtctgatggcaggtgtcaagcgagaggcccggcaattcggatttggaaaagcgaaagcctaactgaatatttttcctgaactttatactaattgaacttgaaaaagaaatttaatttgattttttaaataaacgatttcacagatttacacgcgttttcccttgaccaaattttgaccgtatcaccctttagaagcccaaaaaatcaaatcaggagatcggtctgtatggggcaATATTCAAGTTTCAAGTTTGTTTATCTATAGTTTCACATACAAAAGATTACAATCTCATAAATACAGTATATGATTCAAGATGATTAAACATAATATTTAGGATATCATAAAACGAAATAAGgcttaataatattaattagatataaaaagaaaaacataataaaaaatgaaagcgaaaataatttaacaataaaaattgcgataaacagaaaaaaaatgaaacaaaataaaatgtaatgaaatatatagagaacaaataaaataaattgcgtTATAATAAATGAAAGCGAAAATaatttaacaataaaaattgcgataaacagaaaaaaattaaacataataaaatgtaatgtaatataaagaacaaataaaataagaaaataaattgcgTTATTCGGCGTTTAAACAATGCTTAATAAGGGCTGTTTTGAACTGAATTGGGTTGTTTAGGTTTTGTATTTGTGCAGGAAGAGAGTTCCATAGACGGGATGTGTTGAGGAAAAATTGCCACGCAGAGACCAGAAGTTGATGTCGCATAGGAATAACCAGTAAACCACTATTACTACTTCCAAATTTCAGTTTGCTGTAGAGGTATTCAGGTGTTTTGATATATATATTAGTTTGTGCATTAACAGAAGCGACTTTTTATTCAGATAATCCTCAAACCCGataccatacaaattttttatgataatCTGAACAACTTTCAAATCTTCTTAGGCCGTATACGTATCTAAGTATTGCTTTATATGCGACGTTCAGGCGATGTTTGCTTCTAGCGTCGCATTTAGAAAATAATTCACTTCCGTACAATAGTACTGCCATCAGATAAGATTTAACTAGTAGGCTTCGAATATGTAGTGGTCATGGTCATTCCATGTCAgggttttattgaaaatgattTCCAAGTTTTTAGCGTTTGATACCAGTACAATAATTTCCGATTTTACTAGATGTTCTCTCAAATCAATATCGCTTGTTCGCCCGTTTAGTACAGTAACAAAATTGGGTTTTTAGggtttatatatatttgatttgcAGCTGCCCAAGAATTAATAGCTTCCAAGTCTTTGTTAAGCTTATCCActccatcaaaatgtgtaccaaatcACACCATATACGGCACACTTTTGGGCCCAAAAAAActctatattttgaaattcaagcaaatcggataagaattcgctcaagaagtcaaatcgggagatcgggctatatccatacacaccatattatatatggacccaaaatacttctagattttgaatttcaggcaaatcggataaaaaataaattaaaatattaatttaaaattttaatattaaaaataataatttttaattatgtatctgaaaataaatatttaattataaatattataatatttaCTTTATTGAACTTATCGATACATTGTATTTCTTTCGTATTGAATAAATGATATGCTGCAAGTCTTAAAATTTCTGCACGAGTCTCTGCCATGCTTGCTTCGACAGGCAAGGGTATGTTTGGCAGTAGAGTTCGAATTAATAGTTCCTTTAAGTGTTCCGTTCCGCAGTGGaagccaccgttgtgcaatggttagcatggccgtCTTGCACGTCCCACTTTCTACCATACACCAAAAAGTTCTTTCAGCTGTTGATTATACTCTCTCAGTAATGGTgaagacatttctgagtgtttcaaagctcctcttagtagtttcacagcaatgtggggAGCCGTTCGGTCTGTgctataaaaaggtggtcccttgtcattgaggtaaatatagaatcgtgcagcactcactgataagagagaagttcaccattgtgatgtcacaatgggctgaatagtctaagtgagcctgaaatttcgggctgccactatagctaacctaacttaaccttgtTCCGTTTCG
It includes:
- the Mocs2A gene encoding molybdenum cofactor synthesis 2A produces the protein MSCDFSSQKINIRILFFAKSRELSGVDEVSYTLDSGSITSLELLNRISSLYNLEAIKSHIVLAVNQSYCDIDPVEQLTLKEGDEIAIIPPLSGG
- the Mocs2B gene encoding molybdenum cofactor synthesis 2B, with product MKNHLLLTHDSLDVGSISTLVSDGSCGAISLFVGTTRDNFEDKKVVSLEYEAYEPMALKEMENICLQLRQRWPDIVKIAIYHRLGLVPVSEASVVIAISSPHRKTSLDAVSEAIEELKKRVPIWKKEKYDSEEGMWKENKECQWQSKENKT
- the BCL7-like gene encoding chromatin remodeling complex subunit BCL7B-like protein gives rise to the protein MSRSVRAETRSRAKDDIKRVMQAVDKPRHWEKKWVTINDTTMKIFKWVPISNNDKKKHNSLSKSDKENIQKGTPTPPQMTSSYGLTADDSNTCFSVVSDSQGADFVSSMPFSEDSNSQGSEGPVKRIKTSD